Part of the Limihaloglobus sulfuriphilus genome is shown below.
ATGAGTCTGGAACAGGGCCTGTTAGTTATAACGGTGCCTAACCGGTTTGTAGGTGGCTGGATTGAGAAAAATTTCTCATCCCAAATCCTTTCCGCTCTGCAGGAGGTTTCGATCGCGGATGGCTATAAGGTGCAAGTGGATAAGGCCCCGTCAACCATTGATGAGCCTTCACGCCCTGCGCCGGCAGCAACCGGGCGAAGCAGCAGGATGGCTGTTTCGCCGGTTGCGGCTGGAACGAAAGTAAATGATACGTCTGCTTCTGTAAAGCGGGACAAATATAAATTCAGCCTTGAGAAATTTGTAACCGGAAAATCTAATGAGCTTGCATACAAGGCCTCGGTCATGGCTGCAAGGTCAGAGGATAAAATATTTAATCCCTTGTTTATTCACGGCACGTACGGCACCGGCAAGACTCATCTGCTCCAGGCTATCTGTAATGAGAGGCTGCGTTTAAACCCGAAAGCCAAATGCGTGTATATCTCGGCCGAGGAATTCACGAACAAGTATCTTGATGCGGTGTTACGTACAAAACGAGTTGACCAGTTCAGGAATAATTTCCGCAAGGTCGATATCCTCGCAATCGATGATATACATTTTCTGGCTAATAAAGAATCGACGAAAGAAGAATTTCTTCACACTTTCAATTCTCTCGATCTGGCCAATAAACAGGTCATATTAGCATCTGACGCTCATCCAACACAGATTAACAAGCTCGCGGAAAACCTTATAAGCCGGTTTATATCGGGCATGGTTGTCAGGATTGAAAGCCCCGATTATGACACGCGTGTAAAAATATGCCGCATAAAACTTGCAGACGGGGGGGTGGACATAACAGACGAAGCTGTTGAGTATCTCGCCGGTTCCATTACTAAAAGTGTGCGTGACCTTGAAGGGGCTGTCTTAAAACTTCAGGCATACAGCGCGATATTCAGGAAAACAATAGATATCCAAACCGTATCTCACGTTCTTTGTGATCTTGTGCATCACAGGCGAACTGTTGTAAACGTCGATGAGATAATAAGCGACTCTGCGAACTTTTTCAGTCTTTCCGCCAATGACCTCCAGTCAAACCGCAAAGACCGCACAGCCAGCATGGCAAGGTCGATAGCCATGTATCTCTCGCGTGAGCTTACGGGGATGTCATACCCTGAAATCGGCAAGTCAATGGGCAACAAACATCACGCCACGGTTTTACAGGCGTGCCGCAAGGTAGAGGCTAAAGTAAAAAAGCGGGAAATTTTTAAATGGAAAAGCCCAAAAGGAATACATTCTGACTCACTTTCCGGGATTGTAGATACTATCAGGCAATCCGTTGAGTCATGAAGCGTGCGATTTAGTTTAGATACATTTAGAAACAGAAGGATAAACCACTATGAACAAAACAATTAACACTCGTGAGATACAGGCGGATACAGACCCGATTTTCCCGTCGAGGTGGTCGCCGAGGTCCTTTTCAGACAAAGCAGTAGATAGTAAACTCATCGAAGGCCTTTTTGAAGCGGCAAGGTGGGCAACATCCTGTTATAATGATCAGCCCTGGAGATTTGTTTACGCGGTTGATCAGCCGCACAGGCAGAAGTACGCCGAGGCTCTCGTTGAGCAAAACAGAGTCTGGGCGGCCAAGGCACCGGTAATTGGTTTTGTTCTGTGTACGAAAAACTTCAGCCAGACCGGTAAACCCAACCGCCACGCGGCCTTCGATGCCGGCTCGGCGTGGATGTCGCTGGCGCTGCAGGCTCACCTCTCAGGCCTCTATGCCCACGGTATGGCAGGCTTTATCATGGACAAGGCCTATGAAGTTACCGGTGCGGACAGAGAAAAATATGACATTATGGCGGCCTTTGTTGTCGGTTATAAAGGTGATCCGGAGGACTTGCCCGAACAATACCGTGACATGGAATCGCCCAATACACGCATAGATTTAAAAGAAATTATGTTTGAAAATCAGATTTAATTAAAAAACTCCGCATGTTCCGTGACTTTTAAGGAGTAGTTTAAATGAACAGAAGAAATTTTTTAAAGTATGTCAGTATCGCCGGCGCATCACTTGGCTTATCCGGCTGTGCTGTAAAACAGTTCTCGTTTGGCCCCCGGCAGCGAAAACCCAATATCATTGTTATCTTTGCCGATGACCTCGGTTACGGCGATATTGGTCCCTACGGCCATCCGACTATCGCCACACCGAATCTGGACAGAATGGCTGAGCAGGGGCAGAAATGGACGAGCTTTTACGCCGCCGCACCGGTATGCTCCCCAAGCAGGTCGGCTCTGATGACAGGCCGCTACCCGATACGTCTGGGTACAGACGAGAGTGTTTTCTTTGAATGGTCGGCAGACGGACTTCCGACAGAAGAGGTAACAATCGCTCAAGCGTTGAAAAATGCCGGCTACGCTACCGGCTGTGTCGGCAAATGGCATCTTGGGCATCTGAGCAGATTTCTGCCGACAAACCGCGGCTTTGATGAGTATTACGGCATTCCCTATTCAAATGATATGCGTGTCGATCCGAATATGAAGGTCGCGAAAGATGTCAATTTCAGAGAGTCCGCGACGCTTGAAAAGATGCGGAATCCCGAAAACAGAAAGGGCGGCTGGGTCCCCTTGATGGAGGGTGAAGAAGTCGTTGAATATCCATGTGACCAGACCACTCTTACCGGCAGATATACCCAACGGTGTGTGGATTTTATCAAAAAGAACAGTGACAACCCTTTCTTTTTGTATATGGCGCATAGTTTTCCCCATGTTCCCCTGTTTGCCTCTGAAGAGTTTTCAGGCAAGAGCCGGCGGGGTCTTTATGGCGATGTTGTCGAGGAGCTTGATGCTTCAGTCGGCAGGATTCTGGATACTCTGCATGAGCAAGAGCTTGAAAATGATACACTTGTGGTTTTCACCTCCGATAACGGCCCATGGCTGAGCAAGTTTGAGCAGGGCGGCAGTGCAGGTCTGCTTCGCGGCGGCAAGGGGCAGACTTACGAAGGCGGCATGAGAGAGCCGGGGATATTCTACTGGCCCGGGCGTATTGCCGCGGGAAGTGTGGTAATGGATATCGGCACGACAATGGATCTTTACAAAACATTCTGCTCGCTCGCGTGTGCGAAAACCCCCGATGGCGTGCAGTTGGATTCGTTTGATCTTTCGCCGGCACTTTTCGGCTCCGGCAGCTCACCCCGAAAGACTTTCTTCTATTACCGTTACAGGGAAATTTACGCAGTCCGGCACGGTGAGTGGAAGCTGCACTTCATAACACAGGGTGCTTACCGCCAGGGTGAGCCCAAGACCGTTCATAACCCGCCGCTGCTCTACCATCTTGGCCATGACCCGAGCGAGAAATATAACGTCGCCAAGGATAACCCCGAAGTGGTAGAAGAGATAAAACAAATCGCCAAAGAGCATTCAGAGTCATTTGTTCCCGGCGAAAGCAGATACAAAAAAAGATTTGACTGGAAAGACAGCTGATTTTGATTCGGCAATGAGACCGGTTTTTCATAAAATGCTGGTGCCTGTTCGATTATAAATTACAATTAAACTCATGGCGCAAAAAGATTTATTTGG
Proteins encoded:
- a CDS encoding nitroreductase family protein, which encodes MNKTINTREIQADTDPIFPSRWSPRSFSDKAVDSKLIEGLFEAARWATSCYNDQPWRFVYAVDQPHRQKYAEALVEQNRVWAAKAPVIGFVLCTKNFSQTGKPNRHAAFDAGSAWMSLALQAHLSGLYAHGMAGFIMDKAYEVTGADREKYDIMAAFVVGYKGDPEDLPEQYRDMESPNTRIDLKEIMFENQI
- a CDS encoding sulfatase-like hydrolase/transferase, with product MNRRNFLKYVSIAGASLGLSGCAVKQFSFGPRQRKPNIIVIFADDLGYGDIGPYGHPTIATPNLDRMAEQGQKWTSFYAAAPVCSPSRSALMTGRYPIRLGTDESVFFEWSADGLPTEEVTIAQALKNAGYATGCVGKWHLGHLSRFLPTNRGFDEYYGIPYSNDMRVDPNMKVAKDVNFRESATLEKMRNPENRKGGWVPLMEGEEVVEYPCDQTTLTGRYTQRCVDFIKKNSDNPFFLYMAHSFPHVPLFASEEFSGKSRRGLYGDVVEELDASVGRILDTLHEQELENDTLVVFTSDNGPWLSKFEQGGSAGLLRGGKGQTYEGGMREPGIFYWPGRIAAGSVVMDIGTTMDLYKTFCSLACAKTPDGVQLDSFDLSPALFGSGSSPRKTFFYYRYREIYAVRHGEWKLHFITQGAYRQGEPKTVHNPPLLYHLGHDPSEKYNVAKDNPEVVEEIKQIAKEHSESFVPGESRYKKRFDWKDS